A region from the Aeromicrobium choanae genome encodes:
- a CDS encoding GNAT family N-acetyltransferase, with amino-acid sequence MTARIVEVDFLDPRAVALRSRMAEEMAELYGEARHGTGAEGIDPDSVLACLLVLDGDDPVGTVSLRRLRDLVEIKRMYLMPSTRGTGLAARLLAEIEARAGAVTDRVVLHTGERQRAAIALYARSGYEPIEVYPPYDRVPESVCFAKHLDGTDSV; translated from the coding sequence GTGACCGCGAGGATCGTCGAGGTCGACTTCCTCGACCCGCGGGCCGTCGCGCTGCGCAGCCGCATGGCCGAGGAGATGGCCGAGCTCTACGGCGAGGCCCGCCACGGCACCGGCGCCGAGGGGATCGACCCCGACTCGGTGCTGGCCTGCCTGCTCGTCCTCGACGGCGACGACCCCGTCGGCACCGTGAGCCTGCGCCGGCTGCGCGACCTCGTCGAGATCAAGCGGATGTACCTGATGCCGTCCACGCGCGGCACGGGACTGGCGGCGCGCCTGCTTGCCGAGATCGAGGCACGCGCGGGCGCGGTCACCGACCGCGTCGTGCTGCACACGGGGGAGCGGCAGCGCGCGGCGATCGCCCTCTACGCGCGGTCGGGCTACGAGCCCATCGAGGTCTACCCGCCGTACGACCGGGTCCCCGAGTCGGTCTGCTTCGCCAAGCACCTCGACGGCACCGACTCGGTGTAA
- a CDS encoding carbon-nitrogen hydrolase family protein, producing MTLRVAAGQYASAGDVEADIATVVRAIEAAGADLLVMPELFLGGYRMPPIVVGETDPRLRPIADAAAAAGTVALVGACLDGPDGFTISTLAFGLGDDPAGRRIYDKQNPCGDEGDHVVAGAHSVVIDVKGWAVGLSICYDGCFPEHARALALAGAEVYAASVAYFAGSAHRREVYYRARAVENGMFVVVSGLSGSVAGAQFDGGSAVYDPEGRVIAEVREVEGLAVATLDRPLLKATRATHTMLADVREPGPVVRR from the coding sequence GTGACGCTGCGGGTCGCAGCCGGCCAGTACGCCTCGGCCGGCGACGTCGAGGCCGACATCGCCACGGTGGTCCGGGCGATCGAGGCCGCGGGCGCCGACCTGCTGGTGATGCCCGAGCTCTTCCTGGGCGGCTACCGGATGCCCCCGATCGTGGTGGGCGAGACCGACCCGCGGCTGCGGCCGATCGCCGATGCCGCCGCGGCGGCCGGCACGGTGGCCCTCGTCGGCGCCTGCCTCGACGGGCCCGACGGCTTCACGATCTCCACGCTGGCGTTCGGTCTGGGTGACGACCCGGCGGGCCGGCGGATCTACGACAAGCAGAACCCCTGCGGTGACGAGGGCGACCACGTCGTGGCAGGCGCCCACAGCGTCGTCATCGACGTGAAGGGCTGGGCCGTGGGCCTGTCGATCTGCTACGACGGCTGCTTCCCCGAGCACGCCCGCGCGTTGGCGCTTGCGGGTGCCGAGGTGTACGCGGCCTCGGTGGCGTACTTCGCCGGCAGCGCCCACCGTCGCGAGGTCTACTACCGGGCGCGCGCGGTCGAGAACGGGATGTTCGTGGTGGTCAGCGGGCTCAGCGGCTCGGTGGCCGGTGCGCAGTTCGACGGCGGCAGCGCCGTGTACGACCCCGAGGGACGCGTCATCGCCGAGGTCCGGGAGGTCGAGGGGCTCGCCGTCGCCACGCTCGACCGGCCCCTGCTGAAGGCGACCCGCGCCACCCACACGATGCTGGCCGACGTGCGCGAGCCCGGCCCCGTGGTCCGCCGGTGA
- a CDS encoding succinic semialdehyde dehydrogenase: protein MPDVAQITVAPARTAELTALIRATGTETRTTVSPLTGADVATVPVSTDQDVLDAFAAARVAQLDWARTPVRRRKKALLRLHDLVLKHQAELLDLIQLESGKARSHAFDEVLHSALTGRYYGRRLSRILGPHRRSGVYPVITSVRQHHQPKGVVGLITPWNYPLSMALVDGLAAVAAGNAVVHKPDSQSPLTALAIIELMHRAGFPKDLWQVVSGAGSVIGSVIIDHADYICFTGSTATGKRIAAQCSQRLIGCSLELGGKNPMIVLPGADVEKAVEGTVTAAFSSAGQLCVSIERVYVHDSIYDRYRDGLAGRLAQMAYGANADWEVEMGTLVSPSQLATTQKHVADALDHGATLVSGGHARPDIAPWFHEPTVLEDVPESALCFAEETFGPVVSLYRYRSIGEAVQAANDTPYGLNASVWGPSRRARQVATRIKAGTVNVNEGFAATFGSIGAPMGGMKESGTGRRQGAEGLLRFTETQSIGVQRVIPVGGPSFLSKRTFGALLTVGLIGLRRFTRRA, encoded by the coding sequence ATGCCTGATGTCGCCCAGATCACAGTCGCGCCCGCGCGCACCGCCGAGCTCACCGCCCTGATCCGGGCCACGGGCACCGAGACCCGCACCACCGTCTCGCCGCTGACCGGCGCCGACGTCGCCACCGTCCCGGTCTCCACCGACCAGGACGTCCTCGACGCCTTCGCCGCGGCTCGCGTGGCCCAGCTCGACTGGGCTCGCACGCCAGTGCGCCGCCGCAAGAAGGCGCTGCTGCGCCTCCACGACCTCGTGCTCAAGCACCAGGCCGAGCTGCTCGACCTGATCCAGCTGGAGTCGGGCAAGGCCCGCTCCCACGCCTTCGACGAGGTGCTGCACTCCGCCCTGACCGGCCGCTACTACGGGCGCAGGCTCTCGCGGATCCTCGGCCCCCACCGCCGCAGCGGGGTGTACCCCGTCATCACGTCGGTCCGCCAGCACCACCAGCCGAAGGGCGTCGTCGGCCTGATCACGCCGTGGAACTACCCGCTCTCGATGGCGCTCGTCGACGGCCTCGCCGCGGTGGCCGCGGGCAACGCGGTGGTGCACAAGCCCGACAGCCAGTCGCCCCTCACGGCGCTGGCGATCATCGAGCTCATGCACCGCGCCGGCTTCCCGAAGGACCTCTGGCAGGTCGTCAGCGGTGCCGGCTCGGTCATCGGCTCTGTGATCATCGACCACGCCGACTACATCTGCTTCACCGGCTCCACGGCCACCGGCAAGCGCATCGCCGCGCAGTGCTCGCAGCGGCTCATCGGCTGCTCGCTCGAGCTGGGCGGCAAGAACCCGATGATCGTCCTGCCGGGCGCCGACGTCGAGAAGGCCGTCGAGGGCACCGTGACGGCGGCGTTCAGCTCGGCGGGCCAGCTGTGCGTCTCCATCGAGCGCGTCTACGTGCACGACTCGATCTACGACCGCTACCGCGACGGCCTGGCCGGGCGCCTCGCCCAAATGGCCTACGGGGCGAACGCCGACTGGGAGGTCGAGATGGGCACCCTCGTCTCGCCGTCGCAGCTGGCCACCACCCAGAAGCACGTGGCCGACGCGCTCGACCACGGGGCGACCCTCGTCTCGGGTGGCCACGCGCGTCCCGACATCGCGCCGTGGTTCCACGAGCCCACCGTGCTGGAGGACGTGCCCGAGTCGGCGCTGTGCTTCGCCGAGGAGACCTTCGGCCCGGTCGTCTCGCTCTACCGGTACCGCAGCATCGGCGAGGCGGTGCAGGCGGCGAACGACACCCCCTACGGGCTGAACGCCAGCGTCTGGGGCCCGTCGCGCCGGGCGCGCCAGGTCGCCACCCGGATCAAGGCCGGCACGGTCAACGTCAACGAGGGCTTCGCCGCCACGTTCGGCAGCATCGGTGCGCCGATGGGCGGGATGAAGGAGTCGGGCACCGGCCGCCGCCAGGGCGCCGAGGGACTGCTGCGCTTCACCGAGACCCAGTCGATCGGCGTCCAGCGGGTGATCCCCGTGGGAGGACCGTCGTTCCTGTCCAAGCGCACCTTCGGTGCCCTCCTGACCGTCGGCCTCATCGGCCTGCGTCGCTTCACCCGCCGGGCCTGA